One window of the Triticum dicoccoides isolate Atlit2015 ecotype Zavitan chromosome 3B, WEW_v2.0, whole genome shotgun sequence genome contains the following:
- the LOC119275119 gene encoding DEAD-box ATP-dependent RNA helicase 39-like, translated as MAMAAAGRCLLLSRPSPLRLRVLRAALSTAVPPSSPALAAPAPPPRHELLLERLRLRHLKDSSSPGPPKPLRERARSGERGSPQQQQRSVEVESFEELGLEEEVLAAMREAGITKPTEIQCVGVPALLSGTSIVLGSHTGSGKTLAYLLPLVQLLRHDEATLGMSMKPRRPRAVVLCPTRELTEQVFRVAKSISHHARFRSTMVSGGTRLKPQEDSLNMPVDMVVGTPGRILDHIKEGNIVYGDIKYLVLDEADTMFDQGFGEDIRKFLAPLKNRASKPGDQGFQTILVSATMTKGVQKLIDEEFEGIEHLRTSTFQKRIATARHDFIKLSGSENKLEALLQVLEPSLAKGNKVMVFCNTLNSSRAVDHFLTENHISTVNYHGEVPAEERVENLNKFRNEEGDCPTLVCTDLAARGLDLEVDHVIMFDFPKNSIDYLHRTGRTARMGAKGKVTSLIAKKDVGLATRIEDAMKKNESLESLTTSNVRRDSANSQNPSTKGRTSARSARSSDAPRVASQKGNKRGVTLSRRPPKVAIKDTTSTRKRSSTKSQPSSSRKHSPSKNPPKARPAEARKAKPVRAGSSKGGEKVGKSSRTRPEGGKGDALNKVGSKLSVVGFRGRSTAKSAQAS; from the exons ATGGCGATGGCCGCCGCCGGGCGGTGCCTCCTCCTCTCCCGCCCCTCCCCTCTCCGCCTCCGCGTGCTCCGCGCCGCCCTCTCCACCGCAGTCCCCCCTTCCtcccccgccctcgccgcccccgcgccccctccCCGCCACGAGCTCCTCCTcgagcgcctccgcctccgccacctCAAGGACTCGTCGTCCCCCGGCCCCCCGAAGCCGCTGAGGGAGAGGGCCAGGAGCGGGGAGAGGGGCTCaccgcagcagcagcagaggagtGTTGAGGTGGAGAGCTTCGAGGAGCTCGGGCTAGAGGAGGAGGTCCTGGCCGCGATGCGGGAGGCTGGCATCACGAAGCCGACCGAGATCCAGTGCGTCGGCGTGCCCGCCTTGCTCTCCGGCACCAGTATTGTGCTTGGCTCGCACACCGGCTCCGGGAAGACGCTCGCCTACTTGCTCCCTCTCGTCCAG CTACTGCGTCATGATGAAGCGACGCTGGGTATGTCAATGAAGCCAAGGCGGCCAAGAGCTGTAGTTTTATGCCCAACAAGGGAGCTGACTGAGCAG GTCTTCCGTGTTGCAAAGTCTATAAGCCATCATGCACGTTTTCGGTCAACGATGGTTAGTGGAGGCACTCGTCTAAAACCCCAGGAAGATTCTTTGAACATGCCTGTTGACATGGTTGTTGGGACACCTGGAAGGATCCTTGATCATATAAAGGAGGGCAATATCGTTTACGGCGACATTAAATATCTG GTTCTGGATGAGGCAGACACAATGTTTGACCAAGGCTTTGGAGAAGACATACGAAAGTTTCTTGCTCCTTTGAAGAATCGTGCTTCAAAGCCTGGTGATCAAGGATTCCAAACCATATTGGTGTCTGCTACCATGACCAAG GGAGTACAAAAGTTGATCGATGAGGAATTTGAAGGTATTGAGCATTTACGGACATCAACCTTTCAAAAGAGAATTGCAACTGCACGGCATGACTTCATCAAACTTTCTGGTTCGGAGAACAaactcgaggctctcctgcag GTTCTTGAGCCAAGCTTAGCAAAAGGAAACAAAGTTATGGTGTTTTGCAACACTTTGAATTCAAGTCGTGCAGTGGACCATTTTCTAACAGAAAATCATATATCTACTGTTAACTACCATGGAGAAGTCCCTGCGGAGGAGAG AGTTGAGAACCTAAACAAGTTCCGGAATGAAGAGGGGGATTGCCCAACATTAGTCTGCACTGATCTGGCAGCTAGAGGACTAGACTTGGAGGTTGACCATGTCATCATGTTTGACTTCCCAAAAAACTCT ATTGATTATCTCCACAGAACAGGGAGAACGGCGCGTATGGGAGCCAAAG GGAAAGTTACAAGCCTTATCGCAAAGAAAGATGTGGGTTTAGCGACAAGGATCGAAGACGCCATGAAGAAAAACGAGAGCTTAGAATCGCTGACGACTAGCAATGTCAGGAGGGATTCCGCTAACTCTCAAAACCCAAGCACCAAAGGAAGGACTTCTGCAAGGTCGGCAAGGAGTTCAGATGCTCCGAGGGTTGCTAGCCAGAAGGGTAACAAAAGGGGAGTCACACTGTCGAGAAGGCCGCCAAAGGTCGCCATCaaggacacaacttcgaccagaaaGCGGTCGTCGACCAAGAGCCAGCCATCTTCGTCCAGGAAGCACTCACCGTCTAAGAACCCGCCGAAGGCCAGGCCGGCAGAGGCCAGAAAGGCCAAGCCGGTGAGGGCTGGTAGCAGCAAAGGCGGCGAGAAGGTCGGGAAGAGCAGCAGAACCAGGCCGGAAGGCGGGAAGGGGGATGCTCTGAATAAGGTGGGAAGTAAGTTGAGCGTGGTTGGATTCAGAGGGCGCAGCACCGCGAAGTCGGCGCAGGCTTCATGA